The following nucleotide sequence is from Novosphingobium sp. KA1.
CTGATCCTGGCCGACGAACCGACCGGCAATCTCGACACGGCCAACGGCGAGCAGGTGATGAACATCCTGCAGGCGCTCAACGAGGAAGGCGCCACCATCGTCATGGTCACCCACTCGCCAAGCCATGCCGACATGGCCCGGCGCCGCATCGACATGCTGGACGGGCGCATCGTCGCCTCGGCCATGCGCGCGATCTGAAGGGGCCTGCCATGAACCGCTTCGCGCTGCTTTCGCTCTACCGCTCGCTCACCCGCCACAAGCTCTATGCCGCGCTCAACGTCGGCGGGCTGGCGGTGGGCATCGCGGTGTTCCTGGTCCTCGGGCTCTATGCCCGGTTCGAGACCAGCTACGAGACATGGCTGCCCCGCCATGACCGCGTCTACGTGGCGCAGACCGTCTGGAACCTGCCGGAAAGCCCGTTCAACGGCGCCTATCCCTACACGATGGGCGGCCTGCTCGAACAGCTGCGCGAGGACTTTCCCGGGGTCGTCGGCACCCGCATCCGGGGCGGCCGGAACGGCGGCACGGTCATTCGCGGCGGGGTCGCCACATCGGCCGACGTCGCGCAGGTCGACGCCTCGTTCTTCGATGTCTTCGACCTGCCGATGGTGCGCGGCAGCGGCAGCGCGCTGCGCCAGCCCGCCAACGTCCTCATCAGCGAGACGCTGGCGCGCCGGTATTTCGGCACCAGCGATCCCATCGGCCAGACCCTGACCATCGCCGTGGACAAGGCCGTCAACTACCGCGTCGCCGGTGTCTTCCGCGACCTGCCCGCCAACAGCGACTTGCGGATTTCGCTGCTGGTGCCGCTGCCCGCCACGCCGCCCTCGGAGCAATGGTTCCACTGGGGCAGTTCCTCGCTCCAGACCTTCCTGCGCTTCGACACGCCCCAGGCCGCACGCGCGTTCGAGCAGAAGCTGCCGCCCTTCGTCGACCGGCGCGGCCTCGCCGACATGGGCAAGGATGCCTCCAAGATCCAGCAAATCACGCTGCTCCCGCTCACCCGGATGCATCTGGAACCGGCCGGGTCGGCCAGCGCCAGCGCCAAGATCACCGTGGTGACGCTGGCCATCGTCGGCCTGCTCACCCTGCTGGTGGCGATCGTCAACTACGTCAACCTGGCGACCGCGCGCGCCAACTTGCGCGCCCGCGAAGTGGCCATGCGCAAGGTCCTGGGCGCGGACCGGCGGGCCCTGGTGCGCCAGTTCCTCGGCGAGGCAGTGCTGACCGTGGGCATCGCCGCGCTGCTCGGCCTCATTCTCGCCGAACTCAGCCTGCCGCTGGTCAATGCGGCTGGCGGCCTCTCGCTGACCATCCCTTATGCGCTGGTGGTGCCCGCGCTGATGGTGCTGACGCTGGTCGTCGGCCTGCTGGCGGGCTTCTACCCGGCGCTGCTGCTCTCCCGCTATCCGGCGGCCAGCGTGCTGGCCTCCGCCCGCTCGCCCGGCGGCGGGCGCGTCGGCACCCGCGTGCGCGAGGGACTGGTGGTGCTCCAGTTCGGCCTCGCCATCGCCTTCATGGTCGGCACCGCGGTGCTGGTCGCGCAGACCCGCCATGTCCGCCAGTCCGACCTCGGTTTCCAGCGCGAGGGGCTGATGCTGCTGCTCTCCACCCGCGACAGTCTGGTCGGCGCGGACCGGACCCGCATGATCGCCGCCGCGATCCGCGACCTGCCCTCGGTGCGCAGCGCCGCGATCGGCAACAATGCGGCGGGCGGCAGCGGCGAGGACAATGCCGAC
It contains:
- a CDS encoding ABC transporter permease encodes the protein MNRFALLSLYRSLTRHKLYAALNVGGLAVGIAVFLVLGLYARFETSYETWLPRHDRVYVAQTVWNLPESPFNGAYPYTMGGLLEQLREDFPGVVGTRIRGGRNGGTVIRGGVATSADVAQVDASFFDVFDLPMVRGSGSALRQPANVLISETLARRYFGTSDPIGQTLTIAVDKAVNYRVAGVFRDLPANSDLRISLLVPLPATPPSEQWFHWGSSSLQTFLRFDTPQAARAFEQKLPPFVDRRGLADMGKDASKIQQITLLPLTRMHLEPAGSASASAKITVVTLAIVGLLTLLVAIVNYVNLATARANLRAREVAMRKVLGADRRALVRQFLGEAVLTVGIAALLGLILAELSLPLVNAAGGLSLTIPYALVVPALMVLTLVVGLLAGFYPALLLSRYPAASVLASARSPGGGRVGTRVREGLVVLQFGLAIAFMVGTAVLVAQTRHVRQSDLGFQREGLMLLLSTRDSLVGADRTRMIAAAIRDLPSVRSAAIGNNAAGGSGEDNADNVPLPGVAGDGPSLRWIITGPDFFKVYGARVLAGRVFDAAHRDDDALARDMASGINIVINRQAVSTLGFRSPQEAIGKTVGGKRPRTIIGVVEDMRFFSPRQPNSATYYVYYSQPEKALTAVVSIRYTGDPRVTMDALRTIWQRSVPQVPFEAATADTQLTKFYEADDRATRLFAIGAGLAVLIGCVGLWGLASYNTQMRIKEIGIRKTLGASSADIARLLVGQFLRPVLLANLVAWPLAFVAMRTWLTGFDDRVALSPLFFIGGSVLATVIAVLTVLGQSLRASRAAPAWALRHE